From the Burkholderia ubonensis genome, one window contains:
- the mutS gene encoding DNA mismatch repair protein MutS, which yields MSTQPAAAPATVTPMMQQYLRIKADHPDTLVFYRMGDFYELFFEDAEKAARLLDLTLTQRGASGGNPIRMAGVPHHAVEQYLAKLVKMGESVAICEQIGDPATSKGPVERKVVRVVTPGTLTDAALLSDKTDVYLLAMCTGHNKRGVAVNIGLAWLNLASGALRLAEIEPDQLGAALERIRPAEILAADASADAMPAGAGALKRVPAWHFDIAAGTQRLCDQLDVASLDGFGAHSLTSACGAAGALLLYAAATQGQQLRHVRSLKVENETEYIGLDPSTRRNLELTETLRGTESPTLYSLLDTCCTTMGSRLLRHWLHHPPRACVAAQSRQQAIGALLDAPANASLDALRSALRQIADVERITGRLALLSARPRDLSSLRDTFAALPALRERISPVAGNADALARLDAALAPPAECLDLLTNAIAPEPAAMVRDGGVIARGYDAELDELRDISENCGQFLIDLEARERARTGIANLRVEYNKVHGFYIEVTRGQTDKVPDDYRRRQTLKNAERYITPELKTFEDKALSAQERALARERALYDAVLQALLRFIPECQRVASALAELDLLAAFAERARALDWVAPTFTDEIGIDIEQGRHPVVEAQVEQFIANDCKLGTERKLLLITGPNMGGKSTFMRQTALIALMAYVGSYVPAKSACFGPIDRIFTRIGAADDLAGGRSTFMVEMTEAAAILNDATPQSLVLMDEIGRGTSTFDGLALAWAIARHLLAHNGCYTLFATHYFELTQLPAEFPHAANVHLSAVEHGHGIVFLHAVNEGPANQSYGLQVAQLAGVPAPVIRAARKHLAYLEQQSAAQHTPQLDLFSMQPAADDLECADAPATPSAPHPALEKLRDIDPDDLKPREALDLLYELRALAQSHDADGHA from the coding sequence ATGAGCACGCAACCCGCAGCAGCACCCGCAACCGTCACGCCGATGATGCAGCAATACCTGCGCATCAAGGCCGACCACCCCGACACGCTCGTCTTCTACCGGATGGGCGACTTCTACGAGCTGTTCTTCGAGGATGCGGAAAAAGCCGCGCGCCTGCTCGACCTGACCCTGACGCAGCGCGGCGCATCGGGCGGCAATCCGATCCGGATGGCCGGCGTGCCGCACCACGCGGTCGAGCAGTACCTCGCGAAGCTCGTCAAGATGGGCGAATCGGTCGCGATCTGCGAACAGATCGGCGATCCGGCCACGTCGAAGGGCCCCGTCGAACGCAAGGTCGTGCGCGTCGTCACGCCGGGCACGCTGACCGACGCCGCGCTGCTGTCCGACAAGACCGACGTCTACCTGCTCGCGATGTGCACGGGCCACAACAAGCGCGGCGTCGCGGTCAACATCGGCCTCGCGTGGCTCAACCTCGCGAGCGGCGCGCTGCGCCTCGCGGAGATCGAGCCCGACCAGCTCGGCGCCGCGCTGGAACGCATCCGTCCGGCCGAGATTCTCGCGGCCGACGCATCGGCTGACGCGATGCCCGCCGGCGCGGGTGCGCTCAAGCGCGTGCCGGCCTGGCATTTCGACATCGCGGCGGGCACGCAGCGCCTGTGCGACCAGCTCGACGTCGCGAGCCTCGACGGCTTCGGCGCGCACTCGCTGACGAGCGCCTGCGGCGCCGCGGGCGCGCTGCTCCTGTATGCGGCGGCCACGCAAGGCCAGCAGCTGCGGCACGTGCGCAGCCTGAAGGTCGAGAACGAAACCGAATACATCGGGCTCGATCCGTCCACGCGCCGCAACCTCGAGCTGACCGAAACGCTGCGCGGCACCGAATCGCCGACGCTGTATTCGCTGCTCGATACCTGCTGCACGACGATGGGCAGCCGCCTGCTGCGCCACTGGCTGCACCATCCGCCGCGCGCGTGCGTCGCCGCGCAGTCGCGCCAGCAGGCGATCGGCGCGCTGCTCGACGCGCCCGCGAACGCGAGCCTCGATGCGCTGCGCAGCGCGCTGCGCCAGATCGCCGACGTCGAACGGATCACCGGCCGCCTCGCGCTGCTCTCCGCGCGGCCGCGCGACCTGTCGAGCCTGCGCGACACGTTCGCCGCGCTGCCGGCGCTGCGCGAGCGCATCAGCCCGGTCGCCGGCAACGCGGACGCGCTCGCGCGCCTCGATGCCGCGCTGGCGCCGCCCGCCGAATGCCTGGACCTGCTGACGAACGCGATCGCCCCCGAGCCGGCGGCAATGGTGCGCGACGGCGGCGTGATCGCGCGCGGCTACGATGCGGAGCTCGACGAGCTGCGCGACATCTCGGAAAACTGCGGCCAGTTCCTGATCGACCTCGAAGCACGCGAACGCGCCCGCACCGGCATCGCGAATCTGCGGGTCGAGTACAACAAGGTGCACGGCTTCTACATCGAAGTCACGCGCGGGCAGACCGACAAGGTGCCGGACGACTACCGTCGCCGCCAGACGCTGAAGAACGCCGAGCGCTACATCACGCCCGAGCTGAAGACCTTCGAGGACAAGGCGCTGTCCGCGCAGGAACGGGCGCTCGCGCGCGAACGCGCGCTGTACGACGCGGTGCTGCAGGCGCTGCTGCGGTTCATCCCCGAATGCCAGCGCGTCGCGTCCGCACTCGCGGAACTCGACCTGCTCGCCGCGTTCGCCGAGCGCGCCCGCGCGCTCGACTGGGTCGCCCCCACGTTCACCGACGAGATCGGCATCGACATCGAGCAAGGCCGGCATCCGGTCGTCGAGGCGCAGGTCGAGCAGTTCATCGCGAACGACTGCAAGCTCGGCACGGAACGCAAGCTGCTGCTGATCACCGGCCCGAACATGGGCGGCAAGTCGACGTTCATGCGGCAGACCGCGCTGATCGCACTGATGGCCTATGTCGGCAGCTACGTGCCGGCGAAGTCCGCGTGCTTCGGCCCGATCGACCGGATCTTCACGCGCATCGGCGCGGCGGACGATCTCGCCGGCGGCCGCTCGACGTTCATGGTCGAGATGACCGAGGCGGCGGCGATCCTCAACGACGCGACGCCGCAAAGCCTCGTGCTGATGGATGAAATCGGCCGCGGCACGTCGACGTTCGATGGCCTCGCGCTCGCGTGGGCGATCGCGCGGCACCTGCTCGCGCACAACGGCTGCTACACGCTGTTCGCGACGCACTACTTCGAACTGACGCAGCTGCCGGCCGAATTCCCGCATGCGGCCAACGTCCACCTGTCGGCGGTCGAACACGGTCACGGCATCGTGTTCCTGCACGCGGTCAACGAAGGTCCCGCCAACCAGAGCTACGGGCTGCAGGTCGCGCAGCTTGCAGGCGTTCCGGCGCCGGTGATCCGTGCGGCGCGCAAGCATCTCGCTTACCTCGAGCAGCAGTCGGCCGCGCAGCACACGCCGCAGCTCGACCTGTTCAGCATGCAGCCGGCTGCCGACGATCTCGAATGCGCGGACGCGCCGGCAACGCCGAGCGCGCCCCACCCTGCGCTCGAAAAACTGCGTGACATCGACCCCGACGACCTGAAACCGCGCGAAGCGCTCGACCTGCTGTACGAGCTGCGCGCGCTCGCCCAGTCGCACGATGCCGACGGGCACGCGTAA
- a CDS encoding winged helix-turn-helix transcriptional regulator has protein sequence MDMTAPPDNPRNCSGVSEIFNQIGEKWTMQVVVALCDQPRRFNEIKRIVSGISQQMLTRTLKTLERDGMVERSVRVSRPPQVDYALTELGRSLADSVHQLAEWASAHRAAIHDNRLRYDEQQ, from the coding sequence ATGGATATGACCGCGCCGCCCGACAACCCACGTAACTGCAGCGGTGTCAGCGAAATCTTCAATCAGATCGGTGAAAAGTGGACGATGCAGGTCGTGGTCGCGCTTTGCGACCAGCCACGACGTTTCAATGAAATCAAGCGGATCGTGTCGGGCATCTCGCAGCAGATGTTGACGCGCACCTTAAAGACGCTGGAGCGAGACGGAATGGTCGAGCGCTCGGTCCGCGTCTCGCGGCCTCCGCAGGTTGACTATGCGTTGACCGAGCTCGGACGATCCCTCGCGGATTCCGTCCATCAACTCGCAGAATGGGCAAGCGCTCATCGTGCGGCGATTCATGACAATCGGTTGCGCTACGACGAGCAACAGTGA
- a CDS encoding glutathione S-transferase C-terminal domain-containing protein, translating into MPDTLVSIPSSKCSDNIMKLFYHPGACSLAVHIALIEAGMSFELVSINRDKRTADGRDLLTLNPYGFIPTLELDDGNVLGEALANLVYIAENTGRLLPKSGLDRWRSIEAVSFMATELHGGFKPLWKRAPEAEQTAAKQLLTKRFAELAARLGDKPFVTGGQISIADPYLFVMLRWARTYDIDVPKQFDAYFERMQERPSIQQALTEEGLA; encoded by the coding sequence ATGCCAGATACTTTGGTTTCCATTCCGTCCTCCAAGTGTTCCGACAATATCATGAAGCTTTTCTATCATCCGGGTGCCTGCAGTCTCGCTGTTCATATTGCCTTGATTGAAGCAGGCATGTCCTTCGAACTCGTTAGCATCAACCGCGACAAACGTACTGCAGATGGCCGCGATTTGCTCACCCTCAATCCGTACGGATTCATCCCGACGCTCGAGTTGGACGATGGTAACGTGCTGGGCGAAGCGTTGGCCAATCTCGTCTATATCGCCGAGAACACCGGACGCTTACTTCCGAAAAGCGGGCTCGATCGCTGGCGTTCAATCGAAGCAGTGTCGTTCATGGCAACTGAACTCCACGGTGGCTTCAAGCCGCTGTGGAAGCGTGCCCCTGAGGCCGAGCAAACCGCGGCGAAGCAACTCTTGACCAAACGTTTTGCGGAGCTTGCTGCACGGCTTGGTGACAAGCCGTTTGTCACTGGCGGGCAGATATCTATCGCCGACCCTTATCTGTTCGTCATGTTGAGATGGGCGAGAACGTACGACATCGACGTGCCGAAGCAATTCGATGCCTATTTTGAGCGCATGCAGGAGCGGCCGTCGATTCAGCAGGCGCTGACCGAGGAAGGGCTGGCCTAA
- a CDS encoding ATP phosphoribosyltransferase regulatory subunit: MWSQDTFIQKAGGSEIIGQMWAFPDKKGRACCLIPEATALFQERCGELLGRQRERMLFYIARCYRYERPQAGRYREFSQLGFEYLSPNPESAVKRSQEVAIGFFDSLGLRYETDDSARRGLSYYLNGRGFEMRCTELGAQQQVVGGGAYREGAGFGIGAERLLLAMTAQGLV, translated from the coding sequence TTGTGGTCGCAAGATACATTCATTCAAAAAGCCGGGGGCAGCGAGATCATCGGCCAGATGTGGGCCTTTCCCGACAAGAAGGGGCGTGCTTGCTGCCTGATTCCCGAGGCAACGGCACTGTTTCAGGAACGATGCGGCGAGCTACTGGGCCGACAACGGGAGCGGATGTTGTTTTATATCGCTCGATGCTACCGCTATGAACGACCTCAAGCCGGTCGCTATCGCGAATTCTCCCAACTAGGATTCGAGTATCTATCCCCCAATCCGGAATCCGCGGTCAAACGCAGCCAGGAGGTAGCGATCGGCTTTTTCGATTCACTCGGCCTTCGCTATGAAACCGATGATTCGGCCCGCAGAGGCCTCAGCTACTATCTGAACGGTCGGGGCTTCGAAATGCGCTGTACCGAACTCGGCGCACAACAGCAAGTGGTTGGTGGCGGCGCCTATCGGGAGGGAGCCGGTTTCGGCATCGGCGCTGAACGACTGTTGTTGGCGATGACCGCTCAGGGGCTTGTGTAG
- a CDS encoding GNAT family N-acetyltransferase, translating to MSINGSETEGTFPTLTTSRLSLREVLPSDAPSLFAVHGDAEGMRWFGTDPMTDIAQADKLVQVFADWRRSGSGVRWAVERLSDGLLLGTCGLFRWNRKWRSCVVGYELATFARGNGYMREALCAAIDYGFDVMQINRIEAQVHPQNAASIQVLETLGFVREGYQRQAGYWRDAYHDLLQFSLLRSDCVRRG from the coding sequence GTGTCCATCAATGGAAGCGAAACGGAAGGCACATTTCCAACGCTAACAACTTCCCGGCTGTCGTTGCGGGAGGTTTTGCCCAGCGACGCACCGTCGCTGTTCGCTGTGCATGGCGACGCTGAGGGTATGCGCTGGTTCGGTACCGATCCAATGACCGATATAGCACAGGCCGACAAGCTGGTTCAGGTATTTGCCGACTGGCGGCGCAGTGGCTCTGGCGTCCGTTGGGCCGTCGAGAGACTTTCGGACGGGCTTCTACTTGGTACGTGCGGCCTCTTCCGATGGAATAGAAAGTGGCGAAGTTGCGTCGTCGGCTATGAGTTGGCTACGTTTGCGCGTGGCAACGGATACATGCGCGAAGCGCTTTGTGCCGCGATCGATTACGGTTTCGACGTGATGCAGATAAACCGCATCGAAGCCCAGGTTCACCCCCAGAACGCAGCCTCCATACAAGTGCTGGAGACGCTGGGCTTCGTCCGTGAAGGCTATCAGCGCCAAGCGGGGTACTGGCGTGATGCCTAT